From a single Fluviispira sanaruensis genomic region:
- a CDS encoding type II toxin-antitoxin system RelE/ParE family toxin has product MWEIEFFEDKRGKKPVQDWFAKLAKPDQKEIAKLLGLLEIFGYELALPHAKNLGGGIYELRAKAKGAGYRVYYTFKNDKIIILLVAGDKSTQQRDIEKARNLKESL; this is encoded by the coding sequence ATGTGGGAAATTGAGTTTTTTGAGGATAAAAGAGGCAAAAAGCCCGTACAGGATTGGTTCGCAAAACTTGCAAAACCTGACCAAAAAGAAATTGCTAAATTACTCGGTTTGCTTGAGATTTTTGGGTACGAATTGGCATTGCCACACGCTAAAAACTTAGGAGGGGGAATTTATGAGTTACGCGCTAAAGCTAAAGGAGCTGGTTACCGTGTTTATTACACCTTTAAAAATGACAAAATCATTATTTTATTAGTCGCAGGAGATAAGTCTACCCAACAAAGGGATATAGAAAAGGCAAGAAATTTAAAGGAGAGTTTATGA
- a CDS encoding tyrosine-type recombinase/integrase translates to MKLENILELFLKNLHTKGASPHTIKAYKLDLLDYLKHLKENEFPEEASPLYSLLIDATSIEFKSYKDFLGQSSPATVQRKFITLRRFLSWCLKEGFRKNPVPDTPKLPSSQPLAPRWLKRNELNSIFRLVEKNGVKRDEVIIVLLYNTGLRISELVDLKWEDIELGRYEGLLKVRKGKGAKMRLVPLNAAARKALLELMTLRKPSDEYLFYGKRGRLTENGILKLFYSLSTELRLGSKNKITPHRLRHTFCKTLLDKKESIEKVSTLAGHSSLSTTQKYITPSIEDLKLSVDSLMD, encoded by the coding sequence ATGAAGTTAGAAAATATTTTAGAACTCTTTCTAAAGAACTTGCATACAAAAGGTGCATCTCCCCATACTATAAAAGCGTATAAACTCGATCTATTAGATTACTTAAAACATTTAAAAGAAAATGAGTTCCCTGAGGAAGCGTCTCCACTCTATAGTTTGCTTATCGATGCCACAAGCATTGAGTTTAAAAGTTACAAAGATTTCTTAGGCCAATCTTCTCCTGCCACTGTCCAAAGAAAGTTTATTACATTGAGACGTTTTCTGAGTTGGTGTCTAAAAGAAGGTTTTAGAAAAAATCCTGTTCCAGACACACCAAAACTTCCAAGCTCCCAACCTCTTGCCCCACGCTGGCTTAAGCGAAATGAGCTCAATTCCATATTTCGGCTTGTGGAAAAAAATGGGGTCAAGCGAGATGAAGTGATCATTGTCCTTCTCTATAATACGGGACTTCGCATATCAGAGCTTGTGGACCTCAAGTGGGAAGACATCGAGCTTGGAAGATATGAGGGACTTTTAAAAGTACGAAAAGGCAAAGGTGCAAAAATGCGACTTGTCCCCTTAAATGCGGCCGCAAGAAAAGCCCTGTTAGAGCTCATGACTTTAAGAAAACCTTCGGACGAATATCTATTTTATGGGAAACGCGGGCGACTCACAGAAAATGGAATCTTGAAACTTTTCTATTCTTTAAGCACTGAATTAAGACTTGGGAGCAAAAACAAAATCACCCCCCACCGCTTAAGACATACTTTTTGCAAGACTCTCCTTGATAAAAAGGAATCCATTGAAAAGGTGTCGACTCTTGCAGGTCACTCTTCGCTTTCCACAACGCAAAAATACATCACCCCTTCGATTGAAGACCTCAAGCTTTCAGTCGATAGCCTCATGGATTAA